One Rhipicephalus microplus isolate Deutch F79 chromosome 4, USDA_Rmic, whole genome shotgun sequence genomic window carries:
- the LOC119172782 gene encoding uncharacterized protein LOC119172782 produces MAGCWRMPQSKYGTWIALPPAVGYITTIPSSEAEQQALLEAPSTAARSVVIAIVSSTAAMGTVLHRRGAAGANFTVGESLVLLLVLGVIAFPLDAWAQHVVGSDEARSLLSRGGDTLIRWNISPAALQHMRSESFKRQFSPWGGKRNAAAFESLLDSAGNQESHRHRLAADASYKVRRLHPVDIAVRAADLFSPWGGKRTDDKKDKDQTFNPWGGKRAGDHFGSWGGKRDTFSAWGGKRQQDSKNAFSPWGGKRAVRSPTARNDAARAKQEDGEENEERSFAPWGGKRGTGEDQAFSPWGGKRGDDGDTSFTPWGGKREDRFNPWGGKREGPFSPWGGKRDGSNKEGFFNPWGGKRGADDPFNPWGGKRQDSFNPWGGKKEDGVFRPWGGKKEDNVFRPWGGKKEGNVFGPWGGKREDATPSLSVGRALNYGGPASHDVDAESLRKKRDSSASEQKGTTSNGEKSGRT; encoded by the exons ATGGCGGGCTGCTGGCGAATGCCGCAAAGCAAATACGGCAC ATGGATCGCACTCCCTCCGGCAGTAGGCTATATAACCACGATACCTTCCTCGGAGGCCGAGCAACAGGCGCTGCTCGAGGCCCCATCGACGGCAGCGCGAAGCGTTGTCATCGCCATCGTGTCCAGCACAGCAGCCATGGGAACGGTACTGCACCGTCGCGGGGCTGCTGGTGCTAACTTCACCGTCGGG GAGTCACTTGTGCTGCTTCTTGTCCTGGGGGTCATTGCGTTCCCATTAGACGCCTGGGCTCAGCACGTCGTGGGCAGCGACGAGGCACGCTCCCTACTTTCAAGAGGTGGTGACACGCTAATCCGCTGGAACATCTCGCCCGCCGCGCTGCAGCACATGCGTTCCGAAAGCTTCAAGCGCCAGTTCAGTCCATGGGGCGGCAAGCGGAACGCCGCCGCATTCGAATCCCTGCTGGACTCAGCCGGCAATCAGGAGAGCCACCGGCACCGTCTGGCAGCGGATGCCTCATACAAGGTCCGTCGTTTGCACCCTGTGGACATCGCAGTGAGGGCCGCCGATTTGTTCAGTCCATGGGGCGGCAAAAGAACGGACGACAAGAAGGACAAAGACCAGACGTTCAACCCTTGGGGAGGCAAGAGAGCAGGAGACCACTTCGGTTCCTGGGGAGGCAAGAGGGACACGTTCAGCGCGTGGGGAGGCAAGCGGCAGCAGGACAGCAAGAACGCCTTCAGTCCGTGGGGAGGCAAGAGAGCCGTCAGAAGCCCGACGGCCAGAAACGACGCCGCTAGGGCCAAGCAGGAGGACGGAGAGGAGAACGAAGAGCGGAGCTTCGCACCTTGGGGAGGAAAGAGGGGAACCGGGGAAGACCAGGCGTTTTCTCCATGGGGAGGAAAAAGGGGGGACGATGGGGATACGTCTTTCACGCCCTGGGGAGGCAAGCGCGAGGACCGCTTCAATCCATGGGGAGGCAAGCGAGAAGGACCCTTCAGCCCCTGGGGAGGTAAGAGGGATGGCTCGAACAAGGAAGGATTCTTCAACCCTTGGGGAGGCAAGCGCGGAGCAGACGACCCGTTCAACCCTTGGGGAGGCAAGAGGCAGGATTCGTTCAATCCTTGGGGAGGCAAGAAGGAAGATGGAGTCTTCAGGCCTTGGGGTGGAAAGAAGGAAGACAACGTCTTTAGGCCTTGGGGAGGCAAAAAGGAGGGCAACGTGTTTGGGCCTTGGGGAGGCAAAAGAGAGGACGCCACACCGAGCCTTTCCGTGGGTAGGGCATTAAACTATGGTGGTCCAGCAAGCCATGACGTGGATGCAGAGTCCTTGCGCAAGAAGCGAGATTCTTCTGCGAGTGAACAAAAGGGTACGACGTCGAACGGTGAGAAAAGTGGGAGGACGTAA